In Frondihabitans sp. PAMC 28766, a genomic segment contains:
- a CDS encoding cytosine permease, whose translation MSTQAPYEPTAVAEGSVPRGIEANGVNAIDESERKGSPRQLFWPWFAANVSVLGIGYGAYLLFFGVSFWQAVIVGALGIVISFLFCGFIALAGKRGNAPTMTLGRAAFGVNGNKVPSIISWVLTVGWETALTSLAVLATATVFEKLGAGGGDVTKVIALIVVAALVVFGGILGFDFLMRLQKWITVATGVLTVVYIVLTFHRIDFHAVMALPSGALPAVIGGFVFMMTGFGLGWVNAAADYSRYLPRKSSSGGVIWWTTFGSSIAPVILLVFGLLLAGSSKSLFAAINDDPIGALATLVPTWFLIPFALVAILGLVGGSVMNIYSSGFSLLNAGLKIPRYAAASVDGVVMIAGTIYVAFFATSFVVPFQGFLITLGVPIAAWAGIFLADVQLRRKDYATADLFDKSGRYGSVQWVTIGLIVLGTIIGWGLVENGYASWLGWQGYFLFGLKAQWGGANLGVLAALLIGYLGTILFMRPVIRQQEGVLQLDRDIV comes from the coding sequence ATGTCGACCCAAGCTCCGTACGAGCCCACCGCCGTCGCGGAGGGCTCCGTCCCCCGCGGCATCGAGGCCAACGGTGTCAACGCCATCGATGAGAGCGAGCGCAAGGGCTCGCCCCGGCAGCTGTTCTGGCCGTGGTTCGCAGCGAACGTGTCGGTGCTGGGCATCGGGTACGGGGCCTACCTGCTCTTCTTCGGGGTCTCGTTCTGGCAGGCCGTGATCGTCGGCGCACTCGGAATCGTCATCTCGTTCTTGTTCTGCGGCTTCATCGCGCTGGCCGGCAAGCGGGGCAACGCACCGACGATGACTCTCGGCCGGGCGGCGTTCGGGGTGAACGGCAACAAGGTGCCGTCGATCATCTCGTGGGTGCTCACCGTCGGGTGGGAGACCGCGCTGACCTCGCTCGCCGTCCTGGCGACCGCGACGGTGTTCGAGAAGCTCGGCGCGGGCGGCGGCGACGTGACGAAGGTCATCGCCCTGATCGTCGTGGCTGCGCTCGTCGTCTTCGGCGGCATCCTCGGCTTCGACTTCCTGATGCGGCTGCAGAAATGGATCACTGTCGCCACCGGCGTGCTGACCGTCGTCTATATCGTCCTGACCTTCCACCGCATCGACTTCCACGCCGTCATGGCTCTGCCGAGCGGCGCTCTGCCCGCGGTGATCGGCGGCTTCGTCTTCATGATGACGGGCTTCGGCCTCGGCTGGGTCAATGCGGCTGCCGACTACTCGCGGTACCTTCCGCGCAAGTCGTCGAGTGGTGGCGTGATCTGGTGGACCACCTTCGGGTCGTCGATCGCCCCCGTGATCCTGCTGGTCTTCGGCCTGCTGCTGGCCGGCTCGTCGAAGTCGCTCTTCGCGGCCATCAACGACGACCCCATCGGTGCGCTGGCGACCCTCGTGCCGACGTGGTTCCTGATCCCGTTCGCCCTCGTCGCGATCCTGGGCCTCGTCGGTGGGTCGGTGATGAACATCTACTCGTCGGGCTTCTCGCTGCTGAACGCCGGCCTCAAGATCCCCCGCTACGCGGCCGCATCGGTCGACGGCGTCGTCATGATCGCGGGAACGATCTACGTCGCCTTCTTCGCGACCTCGTTCGTCGTGCCGTTCCAGGGCTTCCTGATCACGCTCGGCGTGCCGATCGCGGCGTGGGCGGGGATCTTCCTGGCCGACGTTCAATTGCGTCGCAAAGATTATGCAACCGCCGACCTGTTCGACAAGAGCGGGCGGTACGGCAGCGTCCAGTGGGTGACGATCGGCCTCATCGTGCTCGGCACCATCATCGGCTGGGGTCTGGTCGAGAACGGCTACGCGTCGTGGCTCGGCTGGCAGGGCTACTTCCTCTTCGGCCTGAAGGCGCAGTGGGGCGGCGCGAACCTCGGTGTGCTGGCGGCACTGCTGATCGGCTACCTGGGCACGATCCTGTTCATGCGGCCCGTCATCCGGCAGCAGGAGGGCGTGCTGCAGCTCGACCGGGACATCGTGTGA
- the pepN gene encoding aminopeptidase N: MPGENLTRIEAQERKSILDVESYVVDLDLTRGDEVFGSTTTVTFDATEGASTFIDAFTRTVHSITLNGAALDAATVSDGIRIQLDGLAAHNVLTVVADAEYTNTGEGLHRFVDPVDGEVYLYSQFEVPDSRRVFAVFEQPDLKATFQFTITAPSRWEVVSNSITPEPTVDGDKATYEFAPTPILSSYITAIVAGPYDVVRSALTSSDGREIPLGIFTRKSLSEFMDADYIFDKTRQGFAYYEEKFDYPYPFDKYDQLFVPEFNAGAMENAGAVTFTETYVFRSKVTDAIKERRVVTILHELAHMWFGDLVTMKWWNDLWLNESFAEWASTISTAEATEWTEAWTTFQAMEKSWAYRQDQLPSTHPVVATINDLEDVQVNFDGITYAKGGSVLKQLVAWVGIDAFYAGVAAYFKKHHHSNTELSDLLAELEVTSGRELTSWSKLWLETAGVNTLRPEIETDGDLITKFTIVQTAPADYPTIRPHRLAIGLYDLTGAGPIAEDALERTHRVEIDVDGERTEVPDLVGLAKSALVLVNDDDLAYAKVRLDEGSLATAIQHLSKIKSPLARALVWGSVWDATRDAETPASAYVDLVLSNIATETESTTIRTTLSQLLQAARSYVAPAKRAETITRVGDALWSLAQAAEAGTDAQFQFVKFFAAIPSTEAHGDALQGLIDGSITLDGLVIDTDLRWELLEGLVLVARAGAAEIDAALEADNTANGAQSAARARATIPTSEAKLAAFASIVDAADKPNAIVRSTAMGFQHTNDPAILEPVVARYFESLTGIWESRSYHIADTLVSGLYPAGLANEALVAAATDWLGTNPDTPALRRIVAESVAGTERALRVQAADS; this comes from the coding sequence GTGCCAGGAGAGAACCTCACCCGGATCGAGGCGCAAGAGCGCAAGAGCATCCTCGACGTCGAGTCGTACGTGGTCGATCTCGACCTGACGCGGGGCGACGAGGTCTTCGGCAGCACGACCACGGTCACGTTCGACGCGACCGAGGGGGCCTCCACCTTCATCGACGCCTTCACGCGCACCGTCCACTCGATCACGCTGAACGGGGCGGCCCTCGACGCTGCGACGGTCAGCGACGGCATCCGCATCCAGCTCGACGGGCTCGCCGCGCACAACGTGCTCACCGTCGTCGCCGACGCCGAGTACACGAACACCGGCGAGGGCCTGCACCGCTTCGTCGACCCGGTCGACGGCGAGGTCTACCTCTACTCGCAGTTCGAGGTGCCCGACAGCCGCCGAGTGTTCGCGGTCTTCGAGCAGCCCGACCTCAAGGCGACGTTCCAGTTCACGATCACGGCGCCTTCGCGCTGGGAGGTCGTGTCGAACTCGATCACGCCCGAGCCGACCGTCGACGGAGACAAGGCGACCTACGAGTTCGCACCGACCCCGATCCTGTCGAGCTACATCACCGCGATCGTCGCCGGCCCGTACGACGTCGTGCGCTCCGCTCTGACGTCGTCGGACGGCCGCGAGATCCCCCTCGGCATCTTCACGCGCAAGTCGCTGTCGGAGTTCATGGACGCCGACTACATCTTCGACAAGACCCGCCAGGGCTTCGCCTACTACGAAGAGAAGTTCGACTACCCCTACCCGTTCGACAAGTACGACCAGCTCTTCGTGCCCGAGTTCAATGCCGGGGCGATGGAGAACGCGGGCGCGGTCACGTTCACCGAGACCTACGTCTTCCGCAGCAAGGTGACCGACGCGATCAAGGAGCGCCGGGTCGTCACGATCCTGCACGAGCTCGCGCACATGTGGTTCGGCGACCTCGTCACCATGAAGTGGTGGAACGACCTCTGGCTGAACGAGTCGTTCGCCGAGTGGGCGTCGACCATCTCGACGGCAGAGGCCACCGAGTGGACCGAGGCGTGGACGACCTTCCAGGCCATGGAGAAGAGTTGGGCCTACCGCCAGGACCAGCTGCCCTCGACGCACCCGGTCGTCGCCACGATCAACGACCTCGAAGACGTGCAGGTCAACTTCGACGGCATCACCTACGCCAAGGGCGGGTCGGTGCTGAAGCAGCTGGTCGCCTGGGTCGGCATCGACGCCTTCTACGCCGGCGTCGCCGCGTACTTCAAAAAGCATCACCACTCGAACACCGAGCTGTCGGATCTGCTCGCCGAACTCGAGGTCACCAGTGGCCGCGAGCTGACGAGCTGGTCGAAGCTGTGGCTCGAGACGGCCGGAGTCAACACTCTGCGCCCCGAGATCGAGACCGACGGCGACCTCATCACGAAGTTCACGATCGTGCAGACAGCCCCGGCCGACTACCCGACGATCCGCCCGCACCGCCTCGCCATCGGCCTCTACGACCTCACCGGCGCAGGCCCCATCGCCGAGGACGCGCTCGAGCGCACCCACCGCGTCGAGATCGACGTCGACGGCGAGCGCACCGAGGTGCCCGACCTCGTCGGCCTGGCCAAGTCGGCCCTCGTGCTCGTGAACGACGACGACCTCGCCTACGCGAAGGTCCGTCTCGACGAGGGCTCGCTAGCGACCGCGATCCAACACCTGTCGAAGATCAAGAGCCCGCTGGCCCGGGCGCTCGTCTGGGGGTCGGTCTGGGATGCCACGCGCGACGCCGAGACGCCCGCCTCGGCCTACGTCGACCTCGTGCTCTCGAACATCGCGACCGAGACCGAGTCGACCACCATCCGCACGACGCTGTCGCAGCTGCTGCAGGCCGCGCGCTCGTACGTCGCCCCCGCCAAACGCGCCGAGACGATCACTCGCGTCGGAGACGCGCTCTGGTCGCTCGCGCAGGCGGCCGAGGCCGGCACCGACGCGCAGTTCCAGTTCGTGAAGTTCTTCGCCGCGATCCCCTCCACCGAGGCTCACGGCGACGCCCTCCAGGGTCTGATCGATGGCAGCATCACGCTCGACGGCCTCGTGATCGACACCGACCTTCGCTGGGAGCTGCTCGAGGGCCTCGTGCTCGTCGCCCGCGCCGGTGCTGCTGAGATCGACGCCGCCCTCGAGGCGGACAACACGGCCAACGGTGCCCAGTCGGCGGCTCGCGCTCGCGCGACCATCCCGACGAGCGAGGCGAAGCTCGCGGCGTTCGCGTCGATCGTCGACGCGGCCGACAAGCCGAACGCCATCGTGCGCTCGACCGCCATGGGCTTCCAGCACACGAACGACCCGGCGATCCTCGAGCCCGTCGTGGCGCGATACTTCGAGTCGCTGACCGGCATCTGGGAGTCGCGCAGCTACCACATCGCCGACACGCTCGTGTCGGGGCTCTACCCGGCAGGCCTCGCGAACGAGGCGCTCGTCGCGGCTGCCACCGACTGGCTCGGCACAAACCCCGACACCCCCGCGCTGCGACGCATCGTGGCCGAGAGTGTCGCCGGCACCGAGCGGGCGCTGCGCGTGCAGGCCGCCGACAGCTGA
- a CDS encoding cysteine hydrolase family protein, whose product MTEPGEPAPAPAPAPARAPAPLSFATPPWLVVVDMQRIFGEPCSEWFTPDYETASAGSTRLRPAFGSRVALTRFVAPAEPSGAWIPYYQDWPFALVPESDPLYELMPEFSVASPAGDATVITRETFGKWDAATSSALGAPTDIVLTGVSTDCCVLSTALAAADAGVRVRVVADACAGLSDLDHQRALDMMALYAPLVEVTTVDEVLAAL is encoded by the coding sequence GTGACGGAACCTGGCGAGCCTGCACCCGCGCCTGCGCCCGCGCCCGCACGTGCGCCCGCGCCGCTGTCGTTCGCGACGCCGCCGTGGCTCGTGGTCGTCGACATGCAGCGCATCTTCGGCGAGCCCTGCAGCGAGTGGTTCACCCCCGACTACGAGACGGCGAGCGCAGGATCCACGCGCTTGCGTCCTGCGTTCGGCTCACGCGTCGCCCTGACTCGCTTCGTGGCCCCGGCCGAGCCCTCGGGCGCGTGGATCCCCTACTACCAGGACTGGCCGTTCGCGCTGGTGCCCGAGTCGGATCCGCTGTACGAGCTGATGCCGGAGTTTTCCGTCGCGTCGCCGGCCGGCGACGCGACCGTCATCACGCGCGAGACGTTCGGCAAGTGGGACGCCGCCACGTCTTCCGCCCTCGGCGCGCCGACGGACATCGTGCTGACCGGCGTCTCGACCGACTGCTGCGTGCTCTCGACGGCGCTGGCCGCCGCCGACGCCGGCGTCCGAGTGCGGGTCGTCGCCGACGCCTGCGCCGGGCTGAGCGACCTCGACCACCAGCGCGCCCTCGACATGATGGCGCTCTACGCGCCGCTCGTCGAGGTCACCACCGTCGACGAGGTGCTCGCCGCCCTGTAG
- a CDS encoding ribose-5-phosphate isomerase — translation MRIHVATDHAGLEFAQTLIKHLEAQGHEVTDHGPQTYEPLDDYPSFCISAARAVIADQKAGLESLGVVFGGSGNGEQIAANEVEGIRAALAWSTATAQLARQHNDANVVAIGARQHTEDEAIALIDEFIKTPFSFEERHERRIAQLAEYEQTGEIKGHPFT, via the coding sequence ATGCGGATCCACGTTGCCACCGACCATGCCGGCCTCGAGTTTGCCCAGACCCTGATCAAGCACCTCGAGGCCCAGGGGCACGAGGTCACCGACCACGGACCCCAGACGTACGAGCCGCTCGACGACTACCCGTCGTTCTGCATCTCGGCCGCCCGCGCGGTCATCGCCGACCAGAAGGCTGGCCTCGAGTCCCTCGGCGTGGTCTTCGGCGGATCGGGCAACGGCGAGCAGATCGCCGCCAACGAGGTCGAGGGCATCCGCGCCGCCCTCGCCTGGAGCACCGCCACAGCCCAGCTCGCCCGACAGCACAACGACGCCAACGTCGTCGCGATCGGCGCCCGCCAGCACACCGAAGACGAGGCGATCGCCCTCATCGACGAATTCATCAAGACGCCGTTCTCGTTCGAAGAGCGCCACGAGCGCAGGATCGCGCAGCTGGCCGAGTACGAGCAGACCGGCGAGATCAAGGGCCATCCCTTCACCTGA
- a CDS encoding FMN-binding negative transcriptional regulator, producing the protein MRYTPHFLLEDAAEVKRLIRENPWATIVSNTAAGLVASHYPVILEDTADDVISIVSHVGRPDEQLHELGQHETLVIVQGPHGYISPNWYPEGQIIPTWNHVTAHLYGTPEILSDDENFRVLGELVDHFEQRMPEPVSLQLDDAGARGVARGTVGIRMRVARFDARLKLSQNKGPEVVDRIIDALESGDVYSNPALAEEMKRVHPR; encoded by the coding sequence ATGCGCTACACACCGCACTTCCTCCTCGAAGACGCAGCCGAGGTCAAACGCCTCATCCGCGAGAATCCGTGGGCCACGATCGTCTCGAACACCGCAGCCGGCCTCGTCGCGTCGCACTACCCGGTGATCCTCGAAGACACCGCAGACGACGTCATCTCGATCGTCAGCCACGTCGGCCGCCCCGACGAGCAGCTGCACGAGCTGGGCCAGCACGAGACGCTCGTGATCGTCCAGGGCCCGCACGGCTACATCTCGCCCAACTGGTACCCCGAGGGTCAGATCATCCCGACTTGGAACCACGTCACCGCGCACCTCTACGGCACCCCCGAGATCCTCTCCGACGACGAGAACTTCCGGGTGCTCGGCGAGCTCGTCGACCACTTCGAGCAGCGCATGCCCGAACCGGTCTCGCTCCAGCTCGACGACGCAGGAGCTCGGGGCGTGGCACGAGGCACCGTCGGCATCAGGATGCGGGTCGCCCGCTTCGACGCCCGCCTGAAGCTCAGCCAGAACAAAGGCCCCGAGGTGGTCGACCGCATCATCGACGCCCTCGAGAGCGGCGACGTCTACAGCAACCCGGCCCTCGCCGAGGAGATGAAGCGGGTCCACCCGCGATGA
- a CDS encoding DsbA family protein — translation MTDTLTSDDVAGSSSTATAVEFWFDPSCPWAWMTSRWMDEVAKLRNLDVTFHVMSLGLLNEGREGFDPAVLTMLIRYTRLVTAASELHGQEIVKPLYDALGTRIHVEGQKDDQDGVIAASLAEVGLPADFAKYADSDEFDAQMRASHEDGINRVGQDVGTPVIAVNGTAFFGPVISPAPKGETAATLWDGVVAAASYDGFFELKRSRTRGPIFD, via the coding sequence ATGACCGACACACTAACTTCCGACGACGTTGCAGGTTCGTCGAGCACCGCGACAGCCGTCGAATTCTGGTTCGACCCGTCGTGCCCGTGGGCGTGGATGACGAGCCGCTGGATGGACGAGGTGGCGAAGCTGCGCAACCTCGACGTGACCTTCCATGTGATGAGCCTCGGGCTGCTGAACGAAGGCCGCGAAGGCTTCGATCCTGCTGTCCTGACCATGCTCATCCGCTACACCCGCCTCGTCACGGCCGCCAGCGAGCTGCACGGCCAGGAGATCGTCAAGCCGCTCTACGACGCGCTCGGCACCCGCATCCACGTCGAGGGCCAGAAGGACGACCAGGACGGCGTCATCGCCGCGTCCCTCGCGGAGGTGGGCCTCCCCGCCGACTTCGCCAAGTACGCCGACAGTGACGAGTTCGACGCCCAGATGCGCGCCAGCCACGAAGACGGCATCAACCGCGTGGGGCAGGATGTCGGCACCCCCGTCATCGCGGTCAACGGCACGGCGTTCTTCGGCCCCGTCATCAGCCCGGCGCCGAAGGGCGAGACGGCTGCGACCCTCTGGGACGGCGTTGTCGCCGCGGCGTCGTACGACGGCTTCTTCGAGCTGAAGCGCTCTCGCACAAGAGGCCCGATCTTCGATTGA
- a CDS encoding acyltransferase has product MVSSRVHLVGLDGLRGLAAASVLCYHVSNVLSPDIHRRAPLLVDLLHQGLTLFFVLSGFLLFLGFAERLIDGRPLPGLRQYAFSRILRIWPAYLVILLVTDVVFGLSFVRPRGVGRLSVGELVMDATLLHSYQPSTLRTGLEVSWTLTVELTFYALLPVLAWLAGRVVPTRNASAPEWLRARGGLRVLVPVVAMAGIGAAGHLWAASMRHVPGGARGWSADIPSVVSRSLLMQADLFALGMISALVIIAARRGQWGMRGYVVAEASAVLVAVAALTVFVGDHRGTVVADLVGAGFAALVVAILLPSTRGSVGPVGRVLESPVLRGLGLVSYSLYLWHMPVVRAMQHWFGPLGGGWGVYLLQTCIVLVVSTALATATYLAVERPALRLKARFAGTRAAAPALAARGLTFSADPHRRGCPAGPER; this is encoded by the coding sequence ATGGTTTCTTCCCGTGTCCATCTCGTCGGCCTCGACGGTCTCCGCGGCCTCGCAGCGGCGTCGGTGCTCTGCTACCACGTGTCGAACGTGCTGTCGCCCGACATTCATCGCCGGGCACCGCTCCTCGTCGATCTGCTTCACCAGGGCCTCACGCTCTTCTTCGTGCTCTCCGGCTTCCTGCTCTTCCTCGGGTTCGCCGAACGGCTCATCGACGGGCGGCCTCTGCCGGGTCTGCGACAGTATGCGTTCTCGCGGATCCTGCGAATCTGGCCGGCCTATCTCGTGATCCTGCTCGTCACCGACGTCGTGTTCGGCCTGTCGTTCGTGCGGCCGAGGGGAGTGGGGCGGCTCTCGGTCGGCGAGCTGGTGATGGACGCGACGCTGCTGCACTCGTACCAGCCGTCGACGCTGCGCACAGGGCTCGAGGTGTCGTGGACTCTGACGGTCGAGCTCACGTTCTATGCCCTTCTGCCGGTGCTGGCCTGGCTCGCAGGCCGGGTCGTGCCGACGCGGAACGCCAGTGCTCCCGAATGGCTCCGCGCTCGCGGAGGGCTGCGCGTTCTCGTGCCGGTCGTCGCGATGGCCGGGATCGGGGCGGCCGGGCACCTCTGGGCCGCCTCGATGAGGCACGTGCCCGGCGGTGCGCGAGGCTGGTCGGCCGACATCCCTTCCGTCGTCAGCCGCAGCCTGCTGATGCAGGCCGACCTCTTTGCTCTGGGCATGATCTCCGCACTGGTGATCATCGCCGCGCGCCGAGGGCAGTGGGGAATGCGCGGATACGTCGTGGCTGAAGCATCGGCCGTGCTCGTCGCGGTCGCGGCACTGACGGTCTTCGTGGGCGATCACCGGGGCACGGTCGTCGCGGATCTCGTCGGGGCCGGGTTCGCAGCGCTCGTCGTCGCGATCCTGCTGCCATCGACTCGCGGCAGCGTCGGGCCGGTCGGGCGCGTGCTCGAGTCGCCGGTGCTGCGCGGTCTCGGCCTCGTGTCGTACAGCCTCTACCTCTGGCACATGCCGGTCGTGCGGGCGATGCAGCACTGGTTCGGGCCTCTCGGCGGCGGGTGGGGCGTGTACCTGCTGCAGACGTGCATCGTGCTCGTCGTCTCGACGGCACTCGCGACGGCCACCTACCTCGCCGTCGAGCGGCCTGCCCTCCGGCTCAAGGCCCGCTTCGCCGGCACTCGGGCGGCTGCCCCAGCCCTCGCGGCGCGAGGTCTTACCTTTTCGGCAGACCCTCACCGCCGGGGCTGCCCGGCTGGGCCGGAAAGGTAA
- a CDS encoding amidohydrolase, translated as MSGAPQPSLLLRNARLVGRDGQPTDILLEDGLVSALAQGIAPGPAQVVDLDGRFVAPGLWDNHVHMEQWALVRQRLDVSSAGSAREAADLVARRIREGRPADRDLLVGYGFRDALWPDAPDLVLLDAAGAALGEAVPVALVSADLHAVWLNSAGLALIGLPPEASPTGLLREQAAFDASTAITAVDSTRMDDWVADAAKAAATRGVVGVVDLEMTLSLGAWTTRVGDGIDQLRVRCGVYPSDLDIVIARGLRTGDILPGTDGLVEMGPFKVITDGSLNTRTAYCHDPYPMVDGRAGGVGLPTFTLDELVALMSRASGAGLVPAVHAIGDHANTLALDAYERVGCRGTIEHAQLLRWADVARFARLGVTASVQPEHAMDDRDIAEVYWPGRTDRAFALETLEAAGVALRLGSDAPVAPLDPWVAISAAVTRSRDGREPWHPAQRVSAAVALAASTDGRSSVAVGSVADLAVLVADPLAAESTEALRDMAVDATLLGGRFTHSAL; from the coding sequence ATGAGCGGGGCCCCGCAGCCGTCGCTGCTGCTGCGCAACGCCCGGCTCGTGGGTCGCGACGGCCAGCCGACCGACATCCTGCTCGAAGACGGCCTCGTCTCGGCCCTCGCGCAGGGCATCGCTCCGGGCCCGGCCCAGGTGGTCGACCTCGACGGCCGTTTCGTCGCCCCGGGCCTCTGGGACAACCACGTGCACATGGAGCAGTGGGCACTCGTCCGCCAGCGCCTCGACGTCTCGTCGGCCGGCTCGGCCCGCGAGGCTGCCGATCTGGTGGCGCGCAGGATCCGCGAGGGCCGCCCCGCAGACCGCGACCTGTTGGTCGGCTACGGCTTCCGCGACGCCCTGTGGCCCGATGCCCCCGACCTCGTCCTCCTGGACGCGGCCGGTGCTGCCCTGGGCGAGGCCGTGCCCGTCGCCCTCGTCAGCGCCGATCTGCACGCCGTCTGGCTGAACTCGGCGGGGCTGGCGCTGATCGGCCTGCCGCCCGAGGCCTCCCCGACGGGGCTCCTGCGCGAACAGGCGGCGTTCGACGCGAGCACTGCGATCACGGCCGTCGACAGCACACGCATGGACGACTGGGTCGCGGATGCCGCGAAGGCCGCCGCCACGAGGGGAGTCGTCGGCGTCGTCGACCTCGAGATGACGCTCTCGCTCGGCGCCTGGACGACCCGCGTCGGAGACGGCATCGACCAGCTGCGGGTGCGCTGCGGGGTCTACCCGAGCGACCTCGACATCGTGATCGCCAGAGGCCTCCGCACCGGCGACATCCTGCCGGGCACGGATGGGCTCGTCGAGATGGGCCCGTTCAAGGTGATCACCGACGGGTCGCTCAACACACGGACTGCGTACTGTCACGATCCGTATCCGATGGTCGACGGCCGCGCCGGGGGCGTCGGGCTGCCGACTTTCACGCTCGACGAACTCGTCGCCCTGATGTCGCGCGCGAGCGGTGCCGGTCTCGTGCCCGCCGTGCACGCCATCGGAGACCACGCGAACACCCTCGCTCTCGACGCCTACGAGCGGGTCGGCTGCAGGGGCACGATCGAGCACGCGCAGCTGCTGCGCTGGGCCGACGTCGCCCGGTTCGCTCGCCTCGGCGTGACGGCCAGCGTCCAGCCTGAGCACGCCATGGACGACCGCGACATCGCCGAGGTCTACTGGCCCGGCCGGACGGATCGTGCCTTCGCGCTCGAGACCCTCGAAGCTGCCGGGGTGGCGCTGAGGCTCGGCTCGGACGCCCCCGTCGCGCCCCTCGACCCGTGGGTGGCGATCTCAGCGGCGGTGACGCGGTCTCGTGACGGGCGGGAGCCGTGGCATCCTGCGCAGCGGGTCTCGGCCGCGGTGGCGCTCGCCGCCTCCACCGACGGCCGCTCGTCCGTCGCCGTGGGCAGTGTCGCCGACCTGGCTGTGCTCGTCGCCGACCCGTTGGCGGCCGAGTCGACCGAGGCCCTCCGCGACATGGCGGTCGATGCCACCCTGCTCGGCGGCCGGTTCACGCACAGCGCGCTCTAG
- a CDS encoding Fpg/Nei family DNA glycosylase — translation MPEGHSVHRIANQFEASFVGKRVAVSSPQGRFAPGAKKLDGATMIDAKAVGKQMFLQFDNGLYLTVHLGLYGSWDFAGDFSLDPTTKSANGRMGQTNMRGTDEHVEDDAGEDSWKSIGAPRKARKTQPAMVRIGKPVSAARMRMAEQEKREDDVDLEAFPPDPVGAVRVRILAETVVADLRGPTKCEVQTADEVDATIARLGPDPLVDSPKKGADRFFERVHKTKTVIGLLLMDQSVVSGIGNVYRAELLFRAKLNPYTPGNEVPEETVRAIYKDWSKLLRSGVKLGQMMTMEGLSKKAYAAALTSRDDRHWVYHREGLPCRVCGTNILMEEAAGRKLYWCPVCQA, via the coding sequence GTGCCTGAAGGTCATTCCGTCCACCGCATCGCCAACCAGTTCGAGGCGAGCTTCGTCGGCAAGCGCGTCGCCGTCTCCTCCCCGCAGGGTCGCTTCGCGCCCGGCGCTAAGAAGCTCGACGGCGCCACCATGATCGACGCCAAGGCCGTCGGCAAGCAGATGTTCCTGCAGTTCGACAACGGCCTCTACCTGACCGTGCACCTCGGCCTCTACGGCTCGTGGGATTTCGCCGGCGACTTCTCGCTCGACCCCACCACGAAGAGCGCCAACGGCCGGATGGGCCAGACGAACATGCGCGGCACCGACGAGCACGTCGAAGACGACGCTGGCGAAGACTCCTGGAAGAGCATCGGCGCTCCCCGCAAAGCCCGGAAGACCCAGCCCGCCATGGTCCGCATCGGCAAACCCGTGAGCGCCGCGCGCATGCGCATGGCCGAGCAGGAGAAACGCGAAGACGACGTCGACCTGGAGGCGTTCCCGCCCGATCCTGTGGGCGCCGTTCGCGTGCGCATCCTGGCCGAGACCGTCGTCGCCGACCTGCGCGGCCCGACCAAGTGCGAGGTGCAGACCGCCGACGAGGTCGATGCCACGATCGCGAGGCTGGGCCCCGACCCCCTGGTCGACTCGCCCAAGAAGGGCGCCGACCGGTTCTTCGAGCGCGTGCACAAGACCAAGACCGTGATCGGCCTGCTGTTGATGGACCAGTCGGTCGTCAGCGGCATCGGCAACGTGTATCGCGCCGAGCTTCTCTTCCGCGCCAAGCTCAACCCGTACACCCCCGGCAACGAGGTGCCCGAAGAGACGGTTCGCGCGATCTACAAAGACTGGTCGAAGCTGCTGAGGAGCGGCGTCAAGCTCGGCCAGATGATGACGATGGAGGGCCTCTCGAAGAAGGCCTACGCCGCGGCGCTCACGAGCCGCGACGACCGCCACTGGGTCTACCACCGCGAGGGCCTGCCCTGCCGGGTCTGCGGCACCAACATCCTGATGGAAGAAGCCGCCGGCCGAAAGCTGTATTGGTGCCCCGTCTGTCAGGCTTAG